From the Montipora capricornis isolate CH-2021 chromosome 2, ASM3666992v2, whole genome shotgun sequence genome, one window contains:
- the LOC138031474 gene encoding TNF receptor-associated factor 2-like isoform X3: MEKCDYCESPVVCAAMKEHQDTECPSVPITCPECHKEGIPRVQMSAHIDPMSGDCEEMQLYCPLKQIGCSETKMMKLQERKLHEETNTAGHVALLFQTVMQLFSIVGSTRMQESNHVTTNDAKFPSQKELERFVKQVEDVLKENREMKSKLSKQDERIQHLESTRQHSFASSASYQDTEVTTELSRKLNNEEAKIADLELLIVEGNKISEELQRQVWNVAERQDAFNGTATRLQREIESMSHSLALRNVMMSDLNDLTGQQPVTSYDGVLIWKISDLARKRQDAISGRQVSLYSPCFYTGRYGYKMCARIYLNGDGMGKGTHISLFFAVMRGEYDALLRWPFRQKVTFMLLDQNNVEHVIDSFRPDPNSSSFQRPRRETNIPSGCPMFCPLSEFNNHAYVMDDAMFLKVIVDTTDL, encoded by the exons GAACATCAAGATACTGAATGTCCGTCGGTACCAATTACTTGCCCAGAATGCCACAAGGAAGGTATACCACGTGTTCag atgTCTGCCCACATCGATCCAATGAGTGGTGACTGTGAGGAAATGCAATTGTATTGCCCTTTGAAACAAATCGGATGTTCGGAAACGAAG ATGATGAAGTTGCAAGAGAGAAAACTTCACGAAGAGACGAATACAGCAGGGCATGTAGCACTTCTGTTTCAAACTGTTATGCAACTTTTCTCTATAGTTGGAAGCACTAGAATGCAAGAGTCTAATCATGTGACTACTAATGACGCGAAGTTTCCTTCGCAAAAAGAACTAGAGCGTTTTGTCAAACAAGTGGAAGATGTCTTAAAGGAGAATAGAGAAATGAAGTCAAAATTATCAAAGCAAGACGAGAGAATACAACACTTGGAGAGTACAAGACAGCACAGTTTCGCTTCAAGTGCATCATATCAAGACACAGAAGTAACTACTGAGCTTTCGCGGAAATTAAACAACGAAGAAGCAAAAATAGCCGATCTGGAACTTTTGATCGTTGAGGGGAATAAAATCAGCGAAGAACTTCAGCGCCAAGTTTGGAATGTAGCAGAAAGACAAGACGCTTTCAATGGAACAGCCACCCGACTTCAGAGAGAGATCGAGTCCATGAGTCATTCACTGGCCTTGCGAAACGTGATGATGAGTGATTTGAATGATTTAACAGGACAGCAGCCGGTAACTAGTTACGATGGAGTCCTTATATGGAAAATTTCCGACCTCGCGCGCAAACGACAGGATGCAATCTCAGGCAGACAGGTGTCCCTTTACAGCCCTTGCTTTTACACCGGTCGTTATGGATACAAAATGTGCGCGCGCATCTATTTGAATGGGGACGGTATGGGCAAGGGAACCcacatttccttgttttttgctGTCATGCGTGGTGAATATGACGCTTTGCTCCGCTGGCCATTCAGACAAAAGGTTACATTCATGTTACTAGATCAGAACAACGTGGAACACGTGATTGATTCGTTTAGACCCGATCCAAACAGTTCATCCTTCCAGAGACCAAGAAGAGAGACAAACATTCCGAGTGGGTGCCCGATGTTTTGTCCTCTGTCCGAGTTCAACAATCACGCCTATGTTATGGATGATGCTATGTTCCTGAAAGTTATAGTGGATACTACCGATTTATAA